In one Saccharibacillus brassicae genomic region, the following are encoded:
- a CDS encoding helix-turn-helix domain-containing protein, translating into MNAKEKMDYKLKRISKGIKQKDIAKELQVSAALVSYFENDKREMTPTTIQHYKSMIDN; encoded by the coding sequence ATGAATGCCAAAGAAAAAATGGATTATAAGTTGAAACGAATATCAAAAGGAATAAAGCAAAAAGACATAGCTAAAGAGTTACAGGTTTCGGCTGCTCTTGTCTCTTATTTTGAGAACGATAAAAGAGAAATGACACCAACAACCATTCAACACTATAAATCTATGATCGATAACTAA
- the fabD gene encoding ACP S-malonyltransferase: MKTYVFPGQGSQAKGMGEGLFEAFPDLVEKADAILGYSIRTLCLDNPEGKLRFTQYTQPALYVVNALTYLKKLRDGNPKPDFLAGHSLGEYNAILAAGGFDFETGLKLVKKRGELMSRASGGAMAAVVGLIEDQIKAVLVNNKLTEIDIANLNTTTQIVISGNKDDIDRAKPYFEREGADYIPLNVSAAFHSRHMQEAKDEFEQYLKEFSYSELTIPVISNVTARPYNPAKIMSNLAEQLCSSVRWTDSIRYLIRQGGMEFEELGPGGVLSKIIAKIKVEAPATQQRVSSSPRVTSSSVHKEVNKEGQAEFERKINKAYQQTSDWNQAYPIGIKVTCKGYENALITRTEAMVLFGHRAVVYVEGYNGYFALDELTCL; encoded by the coding sequence ATGAAAACCTATGTATTCCCAGGACAAGGCTCGCAAGCGAAAGGCATGGGAGAAGGTCTCTTCGAAGCATTCCCTGATTTGGTCGAGAAAGCCGATGCAATTCTAGGTTATTCGATCAGAACACTTTGTCTCGACAATCCCGAAGGAAAGCTTCGTTTCACACAATATACGCAGCCTGCCTTATATGTAGTCAATGCACTGACGTACTTGAAAAAACTTAGAGATGGAAACCCGAAGCCAGATTTTCTGGCTGGGCATAGCTTGGGTGAGTACAATGCCATTTTGGCGGCGGGTGGTTTCGATTTCGAAACAGGCCTAAAGCTGGTGAAAAAAAGAGGGGAATTGATGAGCCGGGCCTCCGGTGGCGCAATGGCTGCTGTAGTTGGCCTCATCGAAGATCAAATAAAAGCGGTACTAGTAAACAACAAATTGACGGAAATTGATATCGCGAATTTGAATACAACGACGCAAATTGTCATCTCAGGAAACAAGGACGATATCGATCGTGCCAAGCCATATTTTGAAAGAGAAGGCGCTGATTATATCCCGCTGAATGTTAGCGCGGCATTCCACTCCCGCCACATGCAGGAAGCAAAGGATGAGTTTGAACAGTACCTGAAAGAGTTCTCCTATTCGGAACTTACGATTCCAGTTATTTCGAATGTGACCGCGAGACCTTATAATCCTGCAAAAATCATGTCCAATTTAGCTGAACAGCTGTGTTCATCGGTCAGATGGACCGATAGCATACGCTACTTGATTCGGCAAGGAGGAATGGAGTTTGAAGAACTTGGTCCAGGGGGGGTGCTAAGCAAAATCATTGCAAAAATTAAAGTTGAAGCTCCAGCCACTCAACAGAGGGTTTCCAGTAGTCCGAGAGTGACGAGCTCGAGTGTCCACAAGGAAGTGAATAAGGAAGGTCAAGCCGAATTTGAACGAAAAATTAATAAGGCATATCAGCAAACGTCGGACTGGAATCAAGCCTATCCAATTGGAATAAAGGTAACCTGCAAAGGATATGAGAATGCTTTAATAACAAGAACGGAAGCCATGGTGTTGTTTGGGCACAGAGCAGTCGTATACGTGGAGGGCTACAATGGCTATTTTGCTTTGGATGAATTGACGTGTCTTTAA
- a CDS encoding tyrosine-type recombinase/integrase, producing MAGRTVKKDDKAGTWYYTLTYGKNEKGKPKQYKKRGFRTKQTALQAMNELEHSLMNETYIKPNKTLYKEYMTEQWLEDKQTKVKRQTLETYRWLVTKHVIPVLGSIELSKMRPEQIQGLYNKLTRDKNLSDENIQKVHTLINDSLKKTERWGLIQKNPAALVDRPKSARKEINVWNIDEVKRFLNHPDNDSRYSIAFLLALTSGMRQGEILGLRWKDVDFENGLVRITQTLSSDGKEIQPYTKTKAGARTINLPKGTMNALKKHKKKIQVEREEDRAGEYVNLDLVVCSQNGTPTNKSNIRRAFERAIKLSKVKRIKFHGMRHTHATMLLIQGVNPKVVSERLGHSTVRMTLDVYSHLLPSMQRETADQLGKTLFDE from the coding sequence ATGGCAGGAAGAACTGTGAAAAAAGACGATAAGGCTGGTACTTGGTATTACACCTTAACTTATGGGAAGAATGAAAAAGGGAAGCCGAAGCAATATAAAAAAAGAGGCTTCAGAACAAAACAAACTGCTTTACAAGCTATGAATGAGCTGGAGCATTCTTTGATGAACGAAACATATATTAAGCCCAATAAAACTCTTTACAAAGAATATATGACTGAACAATGGCTTGAAGATAAACAAACTAAGGTAAAGCGCCAGACACTTGAAACGTACAGATGGTTAGTAACAAAACATGTGATCCCCGTTTTAGGCAGCATTGAATTAAGCAAAATGAGACCTGAGCAAATTCAAGGCTTATATAATAAATTGACTAGAGATAAAAACTTATCAGATGAAAATATTCAAAAGGTCCACACTTTAATTAACGACTCCTTGAAAAAAACAGAACGTTGGGGACTTATTCAGAAAAATCCAGCTGCCTTGGTTGACCGTCCTAAGTCTGCTCGTAAGGAAATTAATGTATGGAATATTGATGAAGTGAAGCGATTTTTAAATCATCCCGATAATGATAGTCGATATTCAATAGCTTTTCTATTGGCTTTAACCTCTGGAATGAGGCAGGGAGAAATATTAGGTTTACGATGGAAAGACGTAGATTTTGAAAATGGTCTAGTGCGCATTACACAAACGCTTAGCAGCGACGGCAAAGAAATCCAACCTTATACGAAAACAAAGGCTGGAGCAAGAACTATAAATTTGCCTAAAGGCACTATGAATGCATTGAAAAAGCATAAAAAAAAGATACAAGTAGAGCGAGAGGAAGATCGGGCAGGAGAATACGTAAATTTAGATTTAGTAGTTTGTTCGCAAAATGGAACCCCGACAAATAAAAGCAATATTCGTAGGGCATTTGAACGAGCAATAAAGTTATCGAAAGTCAAAAGAATCAAGTTTCATGGAATGCGTCATACGCATGCTACCATGCTTCTTATACAAGGAGTAAATCCAAAAGTAGTATCGGAAAGATTAGGCCATAGCACAGTTAGGATGACGCTTGATGTCTATTCACATCTATTACCGAGCATGCAGAGAGAGACGGCAGATCAGCTAGGAAAAACTCTCTTTGATGAATAG
- a CDS encoding SU10 major capsid protein encodes MATFTSNNFTSAQSISLVNEIALVGIQDAPLLSMLTARGQVGKAQGRIQTWLEYALDASNAAGKPEGEDPIGTVFSGRRELNNALEIFSKASKITGTAQAIENGILSQEIQMRLKELKVAMNQKLISGTFNDGSNGQPRTMRGLENWVPTAGVVTGTAVTEQAIKDAVRVLYNNGTNTGDVVAILNADMKEAVDEIFVNRTSYSHNVDAPFGANTYGMKVDQLQTNYGTVNFLVDRSAGANAITFANADYLFVDYLRAPHFESLAKTGDAEGGFVVAEATLRVMSDKAVSKLTIASGARTASK; translated from the coding sequence ATGGCAACATTCACAAGTAATAACTTCACTTCAGCACAATCTATTTCACTGGTAAACGAGATCGCCCTGGTAGGCATTCAAGATGCTCCGTTGCTTTCTATGCTCACAGCTCGTGGACAAGTAGGTAAGGCGCAAGGACGAATCCAAACGTGGTTAGAGTACGCTCTGGACGCTTCTAATGCAGCAGGTAAACCAGAAGGTGAAGACCCGATTGGAACAGTATTCAGCGGCCGTAGAGAACTCAATAACGCACTTGAAATCTTCTCAAAGGCAAGCAAGATTACAGGCACAGCACAGGCAATTGAAAATGGTATTCTTAGCCAAGAAATTCAAATGCGCTTGAAAGAACTCAAAGTAGCAATGAATCAAAAGCTTATCTCTGGTACATTCAATGACGGCTCTAACGGTCAGCCAAGAACTATGCGTGGACTTGAAAATTGGGTTCCTACTGCTGGTGTTGTAACTGGAACGGCGGTTACAGAACAAGCAATCAAAGATGCAGTCCGTGTGCTTTATAACAATGGGACAAACACAGGAGACGTTGTAGCGATTCTTAATGCAGATATGAAAGAAGCGGTAGACGAAATCTTTGTTAATCGTACTTCTTATTCTCACAACGTAGATGCTCCATTCGGCGCAAATACTTATGGTATGAAAGTAGATCAGCTTCAAACTAACTATGGCACAGTGAATTTCCTTGTAGATCGTAGTGCTGGTGCAAATGCAATTACATTCGCTAATGCAGATTACCTTTTTGTTGACTACTTACGCGCTCCTCATTTTGAGTCACTTGCAAAAACTGGCGACGCTGAAGGCGGGTTTGTAGTAGCAGAGGCAACTTTACGTGTTATGAGTGATAAAGCAGTATCTAAGCTTACAATCGCTTCTGGTGCTCGTACGGCAAGTAAATAA
- a CDS encoding MBL fold metallo-hydrolase, translated as MDYGYEIDILRTSSSTFINYCYIVTDLTSKKAIIVDPAWELEKIVNRIKELGVHLKAVLLTHSHYDHVHLANPLVEIYGCSVYMSKIEIDYYQFSCNNLNGLMHLDQIDIGKLQITCLTTPGHTAGGMCYYLPSSLFTGDTIFTEGCGACYFDGASAEQMYRSVQFIKKSLSNSTHIYPGHSYGRSPGYTIKELMKYNIYFQIDEEKQFVSFRMRGNQKRLLDFK; from the coding sequence ATAGACTATGGTTACGAAATAGACATATTGCGTACCAGCTCTTCAACATTTATTAATTATTGTTACATTGTCACGGATCTCACATCAAAAAAAGCTATAATTGTTGATCCTGCTTGGGAGCTAGAGAAGATTGTAAATAGAATTAAAGAACTAGGGGTTCACCTTAAGGCTGTCCTACTAACTCATTCACATTACGATCATGTTCATTTAGCAAATCCGCTTGTTGAAATTTATGGATGTAGTGTGTACATGTCAAAGATTGAGATTGACTACTATCAGTTCAGTTGCAATAATTTAAATGGTCTTATGCATCTCGATCAAATTGATATAGGAAAGCTGCAAATTACATGCTTAACGACACCAGGACATACGGCTGGGGGAATGTGTTACTACCTTCCTTCTAGTTTGTTTACAGGAGATACTATATTCACAGAGGGTTGTGGAGCTTGTTATTTCGATGGAGCATCCGCTGAGCAAATGTATAGGAGCGTCCAGTTCATCAAAAAAAGCTTATCTAATTCCACACATATTTACCCGGGACACTCCTACGGTCGTTCTCCCGGATATACGATTAAGGAGTTAATGAAATACAATATTTATTTCCAAATAGATGAAGAAAAACAATTTGTAAGTTTCAGAATGCGCGGAAATCAGAAACGGTTACTTGATTTTAAATGA
- a CDS encoding DUF927 domain-containing protein, protein MNIINPFDINKIEQGFENDKFKINQNGEFFSIVDGKNMQVSNYSVFPIKSIYQEIDGSVSIYKYVFTGYIYDGFEKEIIPQFEVLHSELSSAKWLKKNIPLGSMYVSDKKGYQAIKEFILVTIKQTPKIIEVQKSGWHTFNNDWIYLCSNEAFGKIANQQVITQDTSKNFLETPEGLGDKQAYINTLEMLSICDAKLTHSLLGLLLLSLVTTPLMKNDLSPNFVLWIYGRSGLGKTTLASSFTQIFEFKQFIRIDDYRNDLRKALVVKDAVSIFDDFGIAKSNQTRTAAIEKAESILRWVGDRKPQTASSITPEGMTVITGETFLPFNEENTSSINRVIRVKMDNIFNEKESGFDPCKLERYRKYSETSYLAKSIKGYLNWIAEKLNSNFFEEYEIDFKEMNTKLEGLPRHKEAITHLIVSFRFYLAYGQEQEFLSPGEFAKYNNYAENVFQALLIEQEMPVINPDIEVFFEIISDLVKEEKFKVFKNFIPIREDRDMLNGILEEYEGKITLSVNWNKLYEAVADQAENLKKKILTKTLIGKLLSNENLIDSQNDNRSAKPMRALGGRALQLRIEKMTKIESLKHLPQRIDEQILKRSESLHVNEYFENQELRESPKESKKRIRKAFKEANFVKVNSSGLSSFYDDE, encoded by the coding sequence TTGAATATAATTAATCCTTTTGATATCAACAAAATTGAACAAGGTTTCGAAAATGATAAGTTTAAGATAAATCAAAACGGAGAATTTTTTTCAATTGTTGATGGAAAAAATATGCAAGTATCTAATTACTCTGTGTTTCCTATCAAAAGTATATACCAAGAAATTGATGGCTCAGTTTCGATTTATAAATATGTTTTTACGGGTTATATATATGATGGATTTGAGAAAGAAATTATTCCCCAATTTGAAGTACTACATTCTGAGCTCTCTTCGGCAAAGTGGCTCAAAAAAAACATTCCTTTAGGAAGCATGTATGTCTCTGATAAAAAGGGATACCAAGCTATTAAGGAATTCATCCTTGTTACAATTAAACAAACTCCTAAAATAATTGAAGTACAAAAATCAGGATGGCATACCTTTAACAATGATTGGATCTATCTATGTTCCAATGAAGCTTTTGGAAAAATAGCTAATCAGCAGGTTATTACACAAGATACCAGCAAAAATTTTCTTGAAACACCTGAAGGTTTAGGCGATAAGCAAGCTTATATTAATACGTTAGAGATGTTAAGTATTTGTGATGCAAAACTGACTCATTCTCTTCTTGGTCTCTTGCTTCTATCTTTAGTAACTACTCCTTTGATGAAAAATGATTTATCTCCAAATTTCGTTTTATGGATCTATGGAAGGTCGGGACTTGGAAAAACAACATTAGCAAGTTCCTTTACACAGATCTTTGAGTTTAAGCAGTTTATCCGAATAGATGACTACAGAAATGATCTGCGTAAAGCTTTAGTCGTTAAAGATGCAGTTTCAATCTTTGATGATTTTGGCATTGCTAAGTCAAATCAGACACGCACTGCGGCGATAGAAAAAGCTGAATCTATCCTTCGTTGGGTTGGAGATAGAAAACCTCAAACAGCCTCTTCTATAACTCCAGAAGGAATGACTGTCATTACTGGCGAAACATTTTTACCTTTTAACGAAGAAAATACATCTTCAATAAATCGAGTAATAAGAGTTAAAATGGACAATATTTTCAACGAGAAAGAATCAGGATTTGATCCATGCAAACTCGAACGTTATAGAAAATATTCAGAGACCTCTTACTTGGCTAAAAGCATTAAAGGTTACTTAAATTGGATTGCAGAAAAATTGAATTCTAACTTTTTTGAGGAATATGAAATTGACTTTAAAGAAATGAATACCAAGTTAGAAGGGTTGCCTAGACATAAAGAGGCAATTACACATTTGATTGTATCTTTTCGTTTCTATTTAGCGTACGGTCAAGAACAAGAATTTCTTAGTCCTGGTGAATTCGCAAAATATAACAATTATGCGGAAAATGTGTTTCAAGCTCTCTTAATAGAGCAAGAAATGCCAGTTATAAATCCTGACATAGAGGTTTTCTTTGAAATTATTAGTGATCTTGTAAAAGAAGAAAAATTCAAAGTATTTAAGAATTTCATTCCTATAAGAGAAGATCGCGATATGTTAAACGGTATTTTAGAAGAATATGAGGGCAAGATTACATTAAGCGTGAATTGGAATAAACTCTATGAAGCTGTAGCCGATCAAGCCGAGAATCTCAAGAAAAAAATTCTCACTAAAACCTTGATTGGGAAACTACTTTCTAATGAAAACTTAATTGATTCACAAAATGATAATAGAAGTGCAAAACCTATGCGTGCTTTAGGCGGCCGCGCTTTACAACTTAGGATAGAAAAAATGACCAAAATTGAAAGCTTGAAACACTTGCCTCAACGAATCGATGAACAAATCCTAAAAAGAAGTGAGAGCCTACATGTAAATGAATATTTTGAAAATCAAGAACTTAGAGAGAGTCCTAAAGAAAGTAAAAAAAGGATAAGAAAAGCATTTAAAGAAGCAAATTTTGTTAAAGTGAACTCTAGCGGTTTAAGCTCATTTTATGACGATGAATAA
- a CDS encoding IS1182 family transposase — MHEARSAAKHKRLSGRAEHRCGSRPEGPWKKALKPREEVEENKEVKVSMTDPDSGYMVRDGKPEGFFYLDHRTVDGKYNVITDVHVTAGNVHDSVPYLTRLDRQCERFKFQVEAVALDAGYLTNPICRGLEERQIYGVIAHRRFQPVKGLFPKAKFRYNAEHDHYTCPNGQELPYRTTDRQGYRQYASDPKVCQDCPLLNSCTRSANRRKMVTRHVWEDSKEKMRENRLSRSGKQLYRKRKETIERSFADAKERHGFRYFRLRGLTNVTEQALLTAAVQNMKKMANHLDRQAKQA, encoded by the coding sequence ATACACGAAGCAAGAAGTGCTGCAAAACACAAAAGACTATCTGGACGAGCTGAACACCGCTGTGGAAGCCGACCGGAAGGCCCATGGAAAAAAGCACTAAAACCGCGAGAGGAGGTGGAAGAAAACAAAGAAGTGAAAGTGAGCATGACCGACCCGGACAGTGGCTATATGGTCCGTGATGGGAAGCCGGAAGGCTTTTTCTATCTAGACCACCGTACCGTGGATGGGAAGTACAATGTGATTACCGATGTGCATGTGACGGCCGGAAATGTGCATGATTCCGTGCCGTATTTGACGCGCCTGGACCGGCAGTGTGAGCGATTTAAGTTTCAAGTGGAAGCTGTGGCGCTGGATGCCGGTTATTTAACAAACCCGATTTGCCGTGGACTTGAAGAACGACAGATTTATGGCGTGATTGCGCACCGAAGATTCCAGCCAGTGAAAGGTCTTTTTCCGAAAGCCAAGTTCCGCTACAATGCCGAGCACGACCACTATACCTGTCCAAACGGACAAGAACTACCGTACCGAACAACCGACCGACAAGGGTACCGCCAGTACGCCTCCGATCCCAAGGTCTGCCAGGATTGTCCGCTGCTCAACTCTTGTACACGCTCAGCCAACCGACGAAAAATGGTGACTCGGCATGTGTGGGAAGACAGCAAGGAAAAGATGCGGGAAAACCGGCTGAGCCGCTCGGGCAAGCAGCTGTACCGCAAACGAAAAGAAACCATTGAGCGAAGCTTTGCAGATGCGAAAGAACGGCATGGGTTTCGTTATTTTAGGCTGCGCGGACTTACAAATGTGACGGAGCAAGCGCTCCTGACGGCCGCCGTGCAGAACATGAAGAAGATGGCGAACCACCTGGACCGACAGGCCAAGCAGGCCTAA
- a CDS encoding serine hydrolase domain-containing protein — MNQLMEWETQDAESVGINPEKLKELDNGLNFQLGFINSVIVVRKGSIAYEKYFHGFGPEDPHDVTSVTQGIISALIGIGIDQGHIQSVDQKIIDFFPEATARASVLLKSTLTIKHLLTMTAPYAWKGSDPLDRLRRQKNWTSFILEMLGQKGKAGDFQYSLSSAHLLSAILTRSTGVSTREYANEHLFRPLGIREIPDQKMKSFSKEDVLGKNITGWIKDPQDYNIGGWGLTLTPREMARFGYLYVNRGKWGNKQIVSEKWIEESLSQHLEDYGYLWWLREDNGIFTYIAAGIGGTYIYCMPEKELVVIVASKMDKMIIDRWELLEDYIIPGLID; from the coding sequence ATGAATCAACTAATGGAATGGGAAACGCAAGATGCTGAATCGGTTGGCATCAATCCAGAGAAGTTGAAAGAGCTAGATAACGGACTGAACTTCCAGCTTGGATTTATTAATAGCGTCATAGTTGTTAGAAAAGGAAGCATCGCGTATGAGAAATACTTTCACGGCTTTGGACCGGAGGATCCTCATGATGTGACTTCGGTTACGCAAGGGATCATCTCTGCCTTGATCGGAATTGGAATCGATCAAGGTCATATCCAAAGTGTTGACCAGAAAATCATTGACTTTTTTCCGGAGGCAACCGCAAGAGCAAGCGTTTTATTGAAAAGTACGCTGACCATTAAGCATCTTCTCACGATGACGGCGCCATATGCATGGAAGGGGAGCGATCCTTTGGATCGACTTCGGAGGCAAAAGAACTGGACGTCGTTTATTCTCGAAATGCTCGGCCAGAAAGGAAAAGCCGGTGATTTTCAGTACAGTTTGTCTAGCGCACATTTGCTGTCGGCCATCTTAACACGAAGCACAGGCGTCTCGACTCGCGAATATGCGAATGAACATTTATTTCGGCCGCTCGGTATTCGAGAAATTCCGGATCAGAAAATGAAGTCATTCTCGAAAGAAGACGTGCTTGGAAAAAACATTACTGGCTGGATCAAAGATCCTCAGGATTACAACATTGGTGGGTGGGGGCTGACGTTAACACCAAGAGAGATGGCCCGTTTTGGTTATTTGTATGTGAATCGCGGCAAATGGGGCAACAAACAAATTGTTTCGGAGAAATGGATAGAAGAGTCGTTGTCACAACATCTTGAGGATTATGGCTACTTATGGTGGTTACGGGAAGATAACGGAATTTTCACATATATAGCGGCAGGAATAGGAGGTACATATATTTACTGCATGCCTGAGAAAGAGTTGGTCGTCATCGTTGCTTCTAAGATGGACAAAATGATTATCGACCGCTGGGAGCTTCTGGAGGATTACATCATTCCTGGCCTAATCGATTAA
- a CDS encoding transposase produces MLRPNREKQQTYELVSIEDLVPENHMLRKIDRYIDFSFINEKVRPLYCENNGRPAIDPTVLFKMIFLGYFYGIRSERQLEREVQTNLAYRWFLGLGLTDKVPDHSTISWNRRTRFKDTTIFQDIFDEIVLQAISHKMVGRRVLFSDSTHVKASANKHKYTKQEVLQNTKDYLDELNTAVEADRKAHGKKH; encoded by the coding sequence ATGCTGCGTCCAAACCGAGAAAAACAACAAACCTATGAACTCGTTTCGATTGAAGATCTCGTTCCTGAAAACCACATGCTGCGCAAGATTGATCGGTACATCGATTTCTCCTTCATCAATGAAAAGGTACGTCCTCTTTATTGCGAAAACAACGGCCGTCCGGCGATTGACCCGACCGTTCTGTTCAAGATGATTTTCCTCGGTTACTTTTACGGCATTCGTTCCGAACGCCAGCTCGAACGCGAAGTCCAAACCAACCTAGCTTACCGTTGGTTTCTCGGACTTGGACTGACCGACAAAGTGCCCGACCACTCGACGATTAGTTGGAATCGCCGAACGCGCTTCAAGGACACGACGATCTTCCAGGACATTTTCGATGAGATTGTGCTGCAGGCGATTTCGCACAAGATGGTGGGTAGACGCGTCTTATTCTCGGATTCGACTCACGTCAAAGCCAGCGCCAACAAACACAAATACACGAAGCAAGAAGTGCTGCAAAACACAAAAGACTATCTGGACGAGCTGAACACCGCTGTGGAAGCCGACCGGAAGGCCCATGGAAAAAAGCACTAA
- a CDS encoding copper amine oxidase N-terminal domain-containing protein: MKKYLVTTLVVCTILTSCFWQTATVSAAESSMTVKVDNYTVQFNAKPIVQQGTTMVQIAPIFKKLGITYTWDQTKKQIIAKKMDTEIIMTLGSKTVYVKGNPTTISQAPISKNGYIMVPLRFISETTGASISKVGNTINIYSLDESIVFSTGGKKVTPKLIEEYLNKTYPNVWDGTNRFPVRYEVSKNDTDNAYDIEIVFNKIEDIELLVKEIRSNRKVVENLTNSLALTIQNLFKQDELYFYIVLKMEVSEPLDVDIPAIDYQKMSNGNYLLVLPEYAAFYDFITDTAGYYLVDSYGKLELMYVTDTKWTIE; this comes from the coding sequence ATGAAAAAATATTTAGTAACAACATTGGTTGTTTGTACAATTCTCACCTCATGTTTTTGGCAAACAGCGACTGTATCAGCGGCAGAAAGTTCTATGACGGTTAAAGTGGATAATTACACAGTTCAATTTAATGCTAAGCCGATTGTTCAGCAAGGAACAACAATGGTACAGATTGCTCCTATTTTTAAAAAGCTTGGAATAACCTATACTTGGGATCAAACGAAAAAGCAGATTATTGCAAAAAAAATGGACACTGAGATTATTATGACGTTAGGAAGCAAAACAGTGTATGTCAAAGGGAATCCTACAACTATCTCACAAGCTCCGATTTCTAAAAATGGATATATAATGGTTCCTCTTCGTTTTATTAGTGAGACAACGGGCGCTTCTATTTCTAAAGTTGGAAATACAATTAATATCTATAGTTTAGATGAATCAATAGTTTTCTCAACAGGAGGCAAAAAAGTAACACCTAAATTGATCGAAGAGTATTTAAATAAAACCTATCCTAATGTTTGGGATGGGACTAACCGATTTCCTGTGAGATATGAAGTATCGAAAAATGATACGGACAATGCCTACGATATTGAAATTGTTTTTAACAAAATTGAGGATATAGAGTTATTAGTAAAAGAAATCCGTAGTAATAGAAAAGTTGTTGAGAACTTAACAAATAGCTTAGCACTTACAATTCAAAATTTGTTCAAACAAGATGAACTTTACTTTTATATAGTTTTGAAGATGGAAGTTTCAGAACCGCTAGATGTTGATATCCCAGCTATTGATTATCAAAAAATGAGTAATGGAAATTATCTTCTTGTACTTCCAGAATACGCTGCTTTTTATGATTTCATTACCGATACTGCTGGCTACTACTTAGTAGATTCTTATGGAAAACTTGAATTAATGTATGTTACGGATACAAAATGGACGATTGAATAA